A genome region from Buchnera aphidicola (Cinara splendens) includes the following:
- the hscB gene encoding Fe-S protein assembly co-chaperone HscB, producing the protein MNYFNLFKLSQKFNIDKKKLIKNFYKLQKKYHPDMQKKKKISAVNQLLISIKINKGFNTLKNRFTRAKYLLKINNEKNLLPKNNNCYQKKILTKQFKLHEKIQEIKKKSNSYIHINKFIKKLKIKLILYYSQFNKKIKEKKINYANQIFYCISFIYKIIKKAQNFKNKLIQDKEIRS; encoded by the coding sequence ATGAATTACTTTAATTTATTTAAACTTTCACAAAAATTTAATATTGATAAAAAAAAACTAATAAAAAATTTTTATAAACTACAAAAAAAATACCACCCAGATATGCAGAAAAAAAAAAAAATAAGCGCAGTAAATCAATTATTAATATCTATTAAAATTAATAAAGGATTTAATACATTAAAAAATAGGTTTACTAGGGCTAAATATTTATTAAAAATAAATAACGAAAAAAATTTATTACCAAAAAATAATAATTGTTATCAAAAGAAAATATTAACAAAACAATTTAAGTTACATGAAAAAATACAAGAAATAAAAAAAAAATCAAATTCATACATTCATATTAATAAATTTATAAAAAAATTAAAAATTAAATTAATATTATATTATTCACAATTTAATAAAAAAATTAAAGAAAAAAAAATAAATTATGCAAATCAAATTTTTTATTGTATATCGTTTATATATAAAATTATAAAGAAAGCTCAAAATTTTAAAAATAAATTAATTCAAGATAAAGAGATACGATCATGA
- a CDS encoding Hsp70 family protein, protein MKKKKIIIGIDFGTTCCLVSTVINNKIIVLDIFNKKKFFPTIVHFKKNNTIIGWKAQKFLRKDVKNTITSIKRFIGVSYSELKKKK, encoded by the coding sequence ATGAAAAAAAAAAAAATTATCATAGGAATAGATTTTGGAACTACATGTTGTTTAGTGTCCACAGTAATAAACAACAAAATAATCGTTTTAGATATATTTAATAAAAAAAAATTTTTTCCTACAATTGTACATTTTAAAAAAAATAATACTATTATAGGCTGGAAAGCTCAAAAATTCTTACGTAAAGATGTGAAAAATACCATTACATCTATAAAAAGATTCATTGGAGTTTCATATTCTGAATTAAAAAAAAAAAAATAA
- a CDS encoding Hsp70 family protein gives MSTNENKELVFHTNIGKITVSGIIQKIFTYIKNKIEKNFQTSICGAIITVPAYFNNIQKKTIRKSAKLINLKLLRLLNEPTAAAIAYGLEKQRKGFICVYDIGGGTFDVSILKISEGIFEVLATNGDCHLGGDDFDRLLASFLYSKIKNKPKITDILFKKLLVIAEKVKIQLSKKSSVTVELLHSKINCSVLEFNVLIDPYIKKTLNILKQALQDASVKKSNIKDIILVGGSTYIPLIRKKIHNFFKKKTLQLLNPVEVVAHGAGLQANFLYHKKNKNIQSILLLDIVSISIGIELLGGIMEKMIVKGSKIPTEVVKIFTTFKDNQTGFCINIFQGESKYVKNCKLLKKFKIKKLPPKKAGEIKIVIAFRIDADNLLSVTTQEQTSKIRHRIQMDTIYHNKNINKKK, from the coding sequence ATATCCACTAATGAAAATAAAGAATTAGTTTTTCATACAAATATAGGAAAAATAACTGTTTCTGGTATTATTCAAAAAATTTTTACTTATATAAAAAACAAAATAGAAAAAAATTTTCAAACATCTATTTGTGGAGCTATCATAACAGTTCCAGCCTATTTTAATAATATACAAAAAAAAACAATCCGAAAATCTGCAAAATTAATTAATTTAAAACTGTTACGACTATTAAATGAACCAACTGCAGCTGCTATTGCATACGGTTTAGAAAAACAAAGAAAAGGATTTATTTGCGTATATGATATAGGTGGAGGAACATTCGATGTATCTATTTTAAAAATATCAGAAGGAATTTTTGAAGTTCTTGCAACTAATGGCGATTGCCACTTAGGTGGTGATGATTTTGATCGTTTATTAGCTAGTTTTTTATACTCTAAAATAAAAAATAAACCTAAAATTACTGATATTTTATTTAAAAAATTACTTGTTATTGCTGAAAAAGTTAAAATTCAATTAAGCAAAAAATCATCTGTTACAGTTGAATTATTACATTCAAAAATAAATTGTTCAGTTTTAGAGTTTAATGTATTAATTGATCCTTATATCAAAAAAACATTAAATATATTAAAACAGGCATTACAAGATGCTAGTGTTAAAAAATCAAATATTAAAGATATAATTTTAGTTGGTGGATCTACTTATATTCCGTTAATCCGTAAAAAAATTCACAATTTTTTTAAAAAGAAAACCTTACAATTACTTAATCCAGTAGAAGTAGTTGCTCATGGAGCAGGATTACAAGCAAATTTTTTATATCATAAAAAAAATAAAAACATTCAGTCAATATTACTATTAGATATAGTATCTATTTCTATAGGAATTGAATTATTAGGTGGAATTATGGAAAAAATGATAGTGAAAGGATCAAAAATACCAACTGAAGTAGTAAAAATATTTACTACGTTTAAAGATAACCAAACAGGATTTTGCATAAATATTTTTCAAGGAGAAAGTAAATACGTAAAAAATTGTAAATTACTAAAAAAATTTAAAATCAAAAAATTACCGCCTAAAAAAGCAGGAGAAATAAAAATAGTGATTGCATTTCGTATAGATGCAGACAATTTATT